The Paenibacillus beijingensis nucleotide sequence GGCCAGCAGCGTCAGGATCGCGAATTCGCGGGGAGTGAGTTTGACCTGCCGCCGGTCCACCTCCACCGAATGGGTTGCCGTATTAATGACAAGATCGTCGATCACGATCTCCTGCTCGCTCTGCTCTGTCTTTTGCACGCCCAACCGTTTGTAGCGCCGAAGCTGGGACTTGACGCGGGCAACGAGGACAAGCGGACTGAACGGCTTGGAGACGTAATCGTCGGCGCCGATGCTGAGTCCGGCAATTTTATCGATATCCTGCGTTTTGGCGGACAGCATAATAATCGGAATGTTGTTATCTTCCCTGATCTTCATACAAGCCTGAAGCCCGTCCATCTTGGGCATCATCACATCCAGAATGATCAGATCGACTTCGTTCCGGCTCAGTTGCTCCAACGCTTCAAGCCCGTTCGACGCCTGCAGCAGCTGAAAGCCTTCATTGCGCAAATAAATTTCCATCAGCTTTAAAATTTCTTTCTCGTCATCGACGATCAGGATCGTCTCGCTGGACATATGGCCCCTCCTAAAGGTTTTGCGTAAGCAAAACCACTTCGTTAGCATAAGCTTAGTTTTGCGAAGCAAAACACTTCGTAAGCATTAGCTTAGTTTTGCGGCAGCAACACCACTTCGTTAGCATTGCGTTGATTTTTAATATACATAGGGATGAAGCCAACTACAAGCTTGTGGCCTGCTCTTTCACAGACAAGGCGGGAGATCCCGCATAATCGCCTGCGACCAGAGCTCCGTATCAAGACGGGCGAAGCCGCTAAGCTTCATATTGACCTCCTCTCCCTGCTTCAATCTATGGAGGTATTTGCGCGTGCGGAAAAGATGGGCTTTTACGGTTGGGATCGTACAATCCATCGTATCCGCGATTTCCTGCATCGTATAGTTGAAGTATTTGGCGAGCAGCCACATTTCGATATTCCGCCGGGGCAGCCGTTCGGCCAGCCATTCCACCAATTGGCGCACTTCGGCGTAATCGTTATCCCGGTAATACAATGGAAAAACCTGCGAGCTTAACCGGCTTCTTCTCTTCCTGCTGCGGCAAATGTCGATCCATAAATTTTTGGCTACCCGGAACAGAAAAGGCTTGGCATCCCGTGCCGGCTCCCAATTGACAACATAAACCATGGATCTGAGCAGCGTTTCCTGAAACAAGTCTTCGCTATCCCATTTAGATTTCGTCAGAAAATAACAATAACTCCGCAGATCGTTCACAGCGTCATTCGTCAGCATGGAGTCCATCCGGATATCTTTCACGCCGGTCGCCAGCTTTTTCATTAATCGCCCGTCTCCTCGTTCATCATAATGCCTTTAGCATAACGTGCCGAATTGATGAACCATTGAAGGCTCGCTTAAGAAAATCATAAGATTTGCTTACCGTTTCTTTAACAAACAAAAAAACCACATCTTCACGACGTGGTTTGATTTACGGTATTGCGCTGCAATGAACTGTTAAAATACACTGCGTACTAATCCGCCGTCGATTCGCAGCGCAGAACCATTGATGGCTGAGGAAAGCGGACTGCTTAAGAAGGTGACGAGATAGGCAATTTCTTCCGGACGAACAGCCTTTGAATAATGGAAGTCGGCCGGTTCTCCTTCATAAACCGCTCTTCTACGTCCGGGTACTTCTCAATAATCTCCCGGCATCCTTGTTCGGTTCCCAGATCAGCCGCTGCGGATTGAAGATTCGCGTCGGTTCTCCTTTTTCATTGATTTCAGATGCCAAATGGTATATTTCTTAAGCAAGATGAAGGATAGAAGGGGCAGTACGGATAGCCCAAAGTAAATGTTTTGAAACGCCCCTGCCATATCCGCTCCTTGCTGCAGCACGATCAGCATGCCCGTCACGCCTACCCCAAACGCGCCCCCGAAAAAGCTGGCCAGCTGATTCATACCAAGTCCAGCCCCCAAGTGTTGTTTCGGAAGATACTGCGAGATTTCATTGGAATTGCTGGCAGTCAGACCGGAAAATCCGAGACTCATAAAAAAGTAACTGATGAGAACGCCATATATGGAGAGATTGGCTACGGCTGCAAAGAGTACAACGGAAAGCAACAGGAATCCGATTCCCCATCGTGTGACAACGGTATTTCCAAACCGGTCGATCGTTTTCCCTATTTTCTTAGAGGCGAACGCAGTCGTGATGGCACCCGGGAAAATAATCAATCCGATCTCCATCGGACTTAAATGATAGACTTGCGCAAGCATCATCGGCATGCAAAACAAGGTTGCGAAATTGATAAAATACGCGGCGAAGCTAATCGTAATCAGCGGGGTGAAGCCTTTCTGCCGCAGCAATTCCGGATGGATAAACGGCGAACGAATTCGATGGATATGCCGTCACAGAAGCCCTGCAGCAGCAAGGCCCATGAACAGCGCCCAAAGAGCGAACGTCGTCACGAACAGCAAAAGACCCGTAATCCCTGCCGCCACCAGAATGCTTCCGAGCAGATCGAAATGGACGGACTTTTTCTGTTCTTGCGGCACATAATGATGAAAGAATGGAATGGTCAACAAAACCAACCCTGTCAGGACAAAAAGATAATTCCATCCGAGAAACTGTGTCAGAGCTCCCCCGATCACAGGACCTAACCCAAATCCAAGCGATGTGCCTGAAGCAATAGCGGCCATGGCGCTGCCTCTGCGCTCACTCGGGATATACCGGGAAAAGAGCACATAGCCCAGTCCCGGAAAGGAAGCAGCCCCGACGGCCTGTAAAATCCGGGCAGCTAGCAATAAAATAAAATGATGGGCAAAATAGCCGAGCAGCGAGGAGATTCCCAATAGAAGCGCACCAAACAGAACCATTTTTCGGATGGGCAAATAATCGGTCAGCCTGCTGTACGTAATGGTCGCGATTCCAAAAACGACGGAATACGCCGTCACGATCCAAGATGCAACCGTCGGAGTTAACGAAAACTCATTTGCAACATTGGGAAGAGCAACGTTAAACATCGTCGTATTCATGACCACCAGCAGCGCCGCCAAGCTCCAAAACGGGACGATTACTTTTTCATTAAACGTTTTTTCTCTTTTTTTATTGATCTCGATTTCAGATGTGGCTTGCATAATAGCTTCGTGCCTCCTTTCGCTCGATTCATGTCTTAATATTGAGAACGATTGTTCTCAAATTAGTAAAAAAATTTTTTAATCCAAAATAGCCAACGTCAAGTCGACAATACTTTCCAGCTTTTCTCTGTTGTCTGTTGTTTTCACTAAAACCCGCAAGCCCGTTAACGAATTGAACAAATAATAGGAAAGCTTGGCTGCATCATAATGTGCGGGAATTTCGCCCGTTCTTTGCCCGTGTGCAACCAGCTCGCAAAGGAGCCGCTCTGTTTTGGCAAAAACCTCATTGACTTTCGCCGCCGCTTCCGTGTCCAGTAAAGCCAGCTCACACGCCGTATTCACGATCAGGCATCCTTGCGGCCGAACATCCGACTCGCTGATTGCCATTTCAAAAATGCTCCGGATCGCTCGTTTAGCGGACGGCAAATCTTGAATGCGGGCTTCGATGGAAGCTCCCACCATCTCGCCATAGCGTTCCAATGCTTGCATAAATAAAGCATGCTTATCTCCAAAAGTATCATACATGCTTCGTTTATGGACACCCATTGCTTCGACCAGATCTTTCATGGATGTTTTTTCATAACCTTGACTCCAAAACAAGTGCATTGCTTTCCGCAGCACCGTATCAACATCAAACTCTTTATTTCTAGCCACGCTCCCTGCATCCTCCTTCCTGGCAAAACGATCATATCATATTGAGAACGATCGGTAAAGAATTTTGAAAAGATTTCTTTTTCCTGCCATACCGAAGCGGGAAATCAGATGCACCTATTGAAACGATCTCAACGCAAGAAAAGCCTGTTGAGTTAACGATACTCAACAGGCTGGCGAGGCTTAGAATCGTTTCCAAGACTCGAACAACATTTATTGTTTTGCTTGAAGCGCAAGACGAGCAGTCGAGCGCATCTTTTTTTCAATTTCACCGCACGTGCAATTCGTTTGGATGCGGACCTTTGCGGCGGTTACGATCCAGCTTGTTGATTTCATCCATTTCATTCGCGCTCAACTCGAAATCAAAAACTTGGAAATTTTCTTCAATTCGCGAAGGTGTCACCGATTTCGGGATGACGATCGAGTTGTTTTGCAGATGCCAGCGAAGCACGACTTGAGCCGGCGTTTTGCCTTGTGCTTCGGCAATCTTTACGATCACTTCGTCTTTCAGCACTTCGCCGCCTTGATCGAGAGGACTCCACGCTTCCACAAAAATGTCATGTTTGGCACAGAAATCTTTGAGCTCATTCTGGGCAAGGTATGGATGACACTCGATTTGGTTTAATACCGGCTTCACTTCACATTCGTTAAACAGACGTTCCAAATGTTCAATCTCGAAGTTGCATACGCCGATCGCTTTGACACGGCCGTCCTGATAAAGCCGTTCCAATGCTTTGTAAGTATCGACATACTGATCGAATTGCGGAGTCGGCCAGTGGATCAAATACAGATCGATATAATCGAGACCGAGCCGCTCCAGACTTTCGTC carries:
- a CDS encoding response regulator transcription factor; this encodes MSSETILIVDDEKEILKLMEIYLRNEGFQLLQASNGLEALEQLSRNEVDLIILDVMMPKMDGLQACMKIREDNNIPIIMLSAKTQDIDKIAGLSIGADDYVSKPFSPLVLVARVKSQLRRYKRLGVQKTEQSEQEIVIDDLVINTATHSVEVDRRQVKLTPREFAILTLLAINRGIVLSTERIYEAAWNEPYMESKNTVMVHIRKIREKVEKDPQNPKFIKTVWGIGYKMEAL
- a CDS encoding RNA polymerase sigma factor → MKKLATGVKDIRMDSMLTNDAVNDLRSYCYFLTKSKWDSEDLFQETLLRSMVYVVNWEPARDAKPFLFRVAKNLWIDICRSRKRRSRLSSQVFPLYYRDNDYAEVRQLVEWLAERLPRRNIEMWLLAKYFNYTMQEIADTMDCTIPTVKAHLFRTRKYLHRLKQGEEVNMKLSGFARLDTELWSQAIMRDLPPCL
- a CDS encoding MFS transporter — translated: MLRQKGFTPLITISFAAYFINFATLFCMPMMLAQVYHLSPMEIGLIIFPGAITTAFASKKIGKTIDRFGNTVVTRWGIGFLLLSVVLFAAVANLSIYGVLISYFFMSLGFSGLTASNSNEISQYLPKQHLGAGLGMNQLASFFGGAFGVGVTGMLIVLQQGADMAGAFQNIYFGLSVLPLLSFILLKKYTIWHLKSMKKENRRESSIRSG
- a CDS encoding MFS transporter is translated as MQATSEIEINKKREKTFNEKVIVPFWSLAALLVVMNTTMFNVALPNVANEFSLTPTVASWIVTAYSVVFGIATITYSRLTDYLPIRKMVLFGALLLGISSLLGYFAHHFILLLAARILQAVGAASFPGLGYVLFSRYIPSERRGSAMAAIASGTSLGFGLGPVIGGALTQFLGWNYLFVLTGLVLLTIPFFHHYVPQEQKKSVHFDLLGSILVAAGITGLLLFVTTFALWALFMGLAAAGLL
- a CDS encoding TetR/AcrR family transcriptional regulator; translation: MARNKEFDVDTVLRKAMHLFWSQGYEKTSMKDLVEAMGVHKRSMYDTFGDKHALFMQALERYGEMVGASIEARIQDLPSAKRAIRSIFEMAISESDVRPQGCLIVNTACELALLDTEAAAKVNEVFAKTERLLCELVAHGQRTGEIPAHYDAAKLSYYLFNSLTGLRVLVKTTDNREKLESIVDLTLAILD
- a CDS encoding aldo/keto reductase: MNFVTLNNGLKMPQLGFGVWQVEDEQAAAAVAKAIEVGYTSIDTAMIYKNEIGVGKAIKQSSVPREQLFITTKVWNSDQGYDNTLRAFDESLERLGLDYIDLYLIHWPTPQFDQYVDTYKALERLYQDGRVKAIGVCNFEIEHLERLFNECEVKPVLNQIECHPYLAQNELKDFCAKHDIFVEAWSPLDQGGEVLKDEVIVKIAEAQGKTPAQVVLRWHLQNNSIVIPKSVTPSRIEENFQVFDFELSANEMDEINKLDRNRRKGPHPNELHVR